A genome region from Nitrosopumilus sp. includes the following:
- the phaC gene encoding class III poly(R)-hydroxyalkanoic acid synthase subunit PhaC — MQSESRIDPKIVEEILKFSKNVINAPKLVSAPDEISLEVTPYDIVQQIDKTKLMHYRPLTEKQHKTPLLISYALINRYHILDIQPEKSWVRNLLLQGFDVYMLDWGTPTSMDKYLDFDDYVNGYLDSSVEHIKNESSTEKISLQGYCTGGTIATTYAALHPESVKNYIATAPVIDGWRDTTVISNLAKHMDVDKMVDTIGNMPPEFMYYCFSVLKPFEQGIEKYVKFFKNIDNKKFVDNFLRVEKWLGDTPPIPGELFKQWIKDIYQKNLLIQNKMYVGGEHINLKKIKMPIFTQIAVGDHLVSPECSMPLHYAVGSEDKTLRMYPTGHVGMIASSLSQKKVLPELGQWLAERS, encoded by the coding sequence ATGCAAAGTGAATCGCGTATAGATCCAAAAATTGTTGAAGAGATTTTAAAATTTAGTAAAAATGTCATCAATGCACCAAAATTAGTTTCTGCTCCAGATGAAATTAGTTTAGAGGTTACACCATATGATATTGTACAGCAAATAGATAAAACAAAACTAATGCATTATAGACCACTTACAGAAAAACAGCATAAAACACCACTGTTAATTTCATATGCATTGATTAACAGATATCACATATTAGATATTCAACCAGAAAAAAGTTGGGTAAGAAATTTACTGTTACAAGGATTTGATGTGTATATGCTAGATTGGGGCACACCTACTAGTATGGACAAATATCTTGATTTTGATGATTACGTAAACGGTTACTTAGATTCATCTGTAGAACATATCAAAAATGAATCATCCACTGAAAAAATTTCATTACAAGGGTACTGCACTGGAGGAACAATTGCAACCACTTATGCAGCATTGCATCCAGAGAGTGTAAAAAACTACATAGCGACAGCACCAGTTATCGATGGATGGCGTGATACTACAGTGATTAGTAATCTTGCAAAGCATATGGATGTAGATAAAATGGTAGACACAATAGGAAACATGCCTCCAGAATTCATGTATTATTGTTTTTCAGTGCTTAAACCATTTGAACAAGGAATCGAAAAATATGTTAAGTTTTTTAAAAACATAGACAACAAAAAATTTGTAGATAATTTTCTGAGAGTAGAAAAATGGTTAGGAGACACACCGCCCATTCCAGGAGAATTATTCAAACAATGGATTAAAGACATCTATCAAAAGAATCTGCTAATTCAAAACAAGATGTATGTAGGTGGAGAGCACATAAACTTGAAAAAAATAAAGATGCCTATTTTTACACAGATTGCTGTAGGAGATCATCTAGTTTCTCCAGAGTGCAGTATGCCATTACATTACGCCGTTGGAAGTGAAGATAAGACATTGAGAATGTATCCTACAGGTCATGTAGGAATGATTGCCAGTTCATTATCACAAAAGAAGGTATTACCAGAGTTAGGACAATGGTTGGCTGAAAGATCATAA
- a CDS encoding AbrB/MazE/SpoVT family DNA-binding domain-containing protein produces the protein MSGNQNLYDPSEMFKSWIQKSGRAQTEFMKNFGALMTNQSDQTFNPLETLKGVSESARQTQSKVMENMSSIQSKSMDTMFNIGQMLPSFMNWGAYKTTISSNGRISIPEAERNALGLGDGDLVQVIILPIAKKSKNKEVKQ, from the coding sequence ATGAGTGGTAATCAAAACCTCTATGACCCTTCTGAGATGTTTAAGTCTTGGATCCAAAAAAGTGGACGTGCTCAAACAGAATTCATGAAAAACTTTGGTGCGTTGATGACAAATCAATCTGACCAAACTTTCAATCCATTAGAAACACTAAAAGGAGTTTCTGAGAGTGCTAGACAAACTCAATCTAAAGTGATGGAAAACATGTCTTCGATTCAAAGTAAAAGTATGGATACCATGTTCAACATTGGCCAAATGCTCCCTTCTTTCATGAATTGGGGTGCTTACAAAACTACTATTAGTAGCAATGGAAGAATCTCGATTCCTGAGGCTGAACGTAATGCACTTGGTTTAGGTGATGGTGATTTGGTTCAAGTCATTATTTTGCCAATAGCAAAAAAATCAAAAAATAAGGAGGTGAAACAATGA
- a CDS encoding alpha/beta hydrolase produces the protein MVEEKFIQIDGNKIRYLESGNSKKTLVLIHGLGASSERWSRVIPIFAKQFRVIVPDLIGFGYSDKPLVDYTPEFFLDFLEKFFVASNIDRTTIIGSSLGGQLSIEYTSSHSQNVEKLVLVSPAGAMKQSTPALDAYIMAALYPNDQSARNAFELMEASGEDIDDSIVNEFVERMRLPNAKLAFMSTVLGLKNSELITSKLPSISVPTLLIWGSNDPVIPINYADDFTSSIQDCVFFRMDGCGHTPYVQDPIVFTSKVLDFLNGT, from the coding sequence ATGGTGGAAGAGAAATTTATTCAAATTGATGGCAATAAAATTCGCTATCTGGAATCTGGAAATTCTAAAAAAACATTGGTACTTATTCATGGGTTAGGAGCTTCATCTGAAAGATGGAGTCGTGTTATCCCTATATTTGCCAAGCAATTTCGTGTTATAGTCCCTGATCTTATAGGGTTTGGATACAGTGATAAACCTCTTGTAGATTACACACCTGAATTCTTTTTAGACTTCTTGGAAAAGTTTTTTGTGGCGTCTAATATTGATCGTACCACCATCATTGGTTCGTCATTAGGTGGACAATTGTCTATAGAATATACCTCATCCCATTCTCAAAATGTTGAAAAACTCGTCTTAGTGTCTCCTGCTGGAGCAATGAAACAATCAACCCCTGCGCTTGATGCATACATCATGGCTGCATTATACCCCAATGATCAAAGTGCCAGAAATGCATTTGAACTTATGGAGGCGTCTGGTGAAGATATTGATGATTCAATTGTTAATGAATTTGTAGAGCGTATGCGTTTGCCTAATGCAAAGCTTGCTTTCATGTCTACTGTGTTGGGTTTAAAAAATTCTGAATTGATCACATCAAAGCTTCCTTCAATCTCAGTTCCTACCTTGTTAATTTGGGGTTCAAATGATCCAGTGATTCCTATCAATTACGCAGATGATTTCACCTCGTCAATTCAAGATTGCGTATTTTTTAGAATGGATGGGTGTGGTCATACTCCGTATGTTCAGGATCCTATTGTTTTTACATCCAAAGTTTTGGATTTTTTAAATGGAACTTAG
- the msrA gene encoding peptide-methionine (S)-S-oxide reductase MsrA: MKATFGAGCFWHVEDLLDKTKGVKSTKVGYIGGQLSNPTYEEVCTDKTGHAEAVEVEYDPDEISYKELLDVFWNNHNPTTLNRQGPDIGIQYRSAIFYHDDEQKEIAEKSKQEQSARYEHPIVTEIVPAPLFYKAEEYHQKYFKKHRLS, translated from the coding sequence ATGAAAGCAACATTTGGTGCGGGATGTTTTTGGCACGTTGAAGATTTACTTGATAAAACTAAAGGTGTAAAATCAACCAAAGTAGGATACATTGGAGGCCAATTATCAAATCCAACTTATGAAGAAGTATGTACTGATAAAACTGGTCATGCAGAAGCTGTAGAGGTAGAATATGATCCTGATGAAATATCCTACAAGGAACTTCTTGATGTATTTTGGAACAATCACAATCCTACAACCTTGAATCGTCAAGGTCCTGATATTGGAATTCAATACCGTTCAGCAATTTTTTATCATGATGATGAACAAAAAGAAATTGCTGAAAAGTCAAAACAAGAACAGTCTGCAAGATATGAACATCCAATTGTTACTGAAATTGTTCCAGCACCATTATTCTACAAAGCAGAGGAATATCATCAAAAATATTTTAAAAAACACAGACTTTCATAA
- a CDS encoding methyltransferase domain-containing protein encodes MITINPIDVIMWTLRRNEKDVINLYSTLSPIMQLATGGNMLNFGYWDDNNLDPLSAQENLCIKFATMAELESAKTILDVGSGLSAPAIFWKNNFQNLSISCVNINFSQLSHSGTQQNIEFFNSSSTKLPFSKNSVDRVLALESAQHFKPLSEFILESKRVLIDSGLLVLAIPVTVNPVSLKKLGILKFTWSSEHYTLDHIRSLIKSNGFTISQEKLIGPSVYTPLANYYLDNRNVLKNSILEKYPSYVEKILFRSIQKMKKASEEKIIDYALLKCRL; translated from the coding sequence TTGATAACGATAAATCCAATTGATGTAATAATGTGGACACTACGACGTAACGAAAAAGATGTCATTAATCTCTATAGTACTTTGTCTCCTATAATGCAACTTGCAACTGGTGGAAATATGTTAAATTTTGGCTATTGGGATGATAATAATTTAGATCCATTATCTGCTCAAGAAAACCTATGCATTAAATTTGCAACTATGGCCGAACTTGAATCTGCTAAAACTATTCTAGATGTTGGAAGTGGATTGTCGGCACCAGCAATATTTTGGAAAAATAATTTTCAAAACCTTTCCATATCCTGTGTAAATATCAATTTTTCTCAACTATCTCATTCTGGAACTCAGCAAAATATTGAATTTTTTAACTCGTCTTCTACAAAACTACCATTTTCAAAAAATTCTGTTGATCGTGTTTTGGCATTAGAGTCTGCTCAACATTTTAAACCTCTCTCTGAATTTATTTTAGAATCAAAAAGAGTTTTAATTGATTCTGGATTGCTAGTTTTGGCAATTCCTGTCACTGTAAATCCAGTATCTCTTAAAAAATTAGGAATTCTTAAATTTACATGGTCTTCTGAACACTATACTTTAGATCATATTCGTTCTTTGATTAAATCAAACGGGTTTACTATTTCTCAAGAAAAATTAATTGGTCCATCTGTCTATACTCCTTTGGCCAATTATTATCTTGACAATAGGAATGTCTTAAAAAATTCTATATTGGAAAAATATCCTTCATACGTGGAAAAAATTCTGTTTAGATCAATTCAAAAAATGAAAAAAGCCTCCGAAGAAAAAATAATTGACTATGCGTTGTTAAAATGTCGTTTGTAG
- a CDS encoding RDD family protein, with amino-acid sequence MDESNSVSNIIIAKWIDRFLAWLIDFIIISIISTLIIFTVFGTIDFKTTEDMFWVETMQYIPSSMMFFIYWIILEYKTNQTIGKKIFNLKVTDMSGNKPKLKGIVLSSFGKSFLLPIDVVLGMILTNEKRQRIFNKLGDTLVVKIKTGELSSNVEYTKD; translated from the coding sequence ATGGATGAATCAAACAGTGTGTCAAACATCATAATTGCAAAATGGATAGATAGATTCCTTGCATGGTTAATCGACTTTATTATTATTTCAATAATTTCAACATTAATAATTTTTACAGTATTTGGAACAATTGATTTTAAAACAACAGAAGATATGTTTTGGGTTGAAACTATGCAATACATTCCATCTAGCATGATGTTTTTTATATATTGGATAATTCTCGAATATAAAACAAATCAGACAATTGGCAAAAAAATCTTTAATTTGAAAGTAACTGACATGTCAGGGAACAAACCTAAGTTAAAAGGAATTGTTCTAAGTAGTTTTGGAAAATCATTTTTGCTTCCAATTGATGTAGTATTAGGCATGATTCTAACAAATGAAAAACGACAAAGAATTTTCAACAAGCTAGGTGATACGCTTGTTGTCAAAATCAAGACAGGTGAATTATCATCAAATGTAGAATATACAAAAGATTAG
- a CDS encoding mechanosensitive ion channel, whose amino-acid sequence MQNYFAYISIKKDKIFVPGDRIQLENGYVGIVGQITPRVTYVRDALNESIAIIPTRQLIAATIINFSKDIKFIPVKVEVGVSYLDDPEEVAAVLIKVGLRAMTELKDKRGNHLIVHEMCPYREEQKPSCGCDANILADIEQPIVRVINFNNSSIDFVVRVFVKEYDDQFKVKSDIRIMIIKEFKKHNITIPWPIQTEYHGDLDKELKDIEDTSDIRKQTFKKYGVGDLNSSNESKTNDATKL is encoded by the coding sequence ATGCAGAACTATTTTGCATATATTTCCATTAAAAAAGATAAGATTTTTGTGCCAGGAGACAGAATACAATTGGAGAATGGCTATGTGGGTATTGTCGGACAAATAACGCCAAGGGTTACATACGTTAGAGATGCTCTAAATGAATCCATTGCAATTATTCCCACCAGACAATTAATAGCTGCAACAATAATTAATTTCTCCAAGGATATTAAATTCATTCCTGTTAAAGTTGAAGTAGGTGTATCCTACCTTGATGATCCTGAGGAAGTTGCAGCAGTACTAATCAAAGTTGGATTAAGAGCGATGACTGAACTCAAAGACAAAAGGGGTAATCATCTTATTGTTCATGAAATGTGTCCTTACCGAGAAGAGCAGAAACCAAGTTGTGGGTGTGATGCCAACATACTTGCAGATATTGAACAACCAATCGTACGTGTGATAAATTTCAATAACTCATCTATTGATTTTGTTGTGAGAGTATTCGTAAAAGAATACGATGATCAGTTCAAAGTAAAAAGTGATATTCGAATAATGATAATTAAAGAATTTAAAAAACATAATATTACCATCCCATGGCCAATTCAAACAGAGTATCATGGAGATCTTGATAAAGAACTCAAAGATATTGAAGATACATCAGATATCAGAAAGCAGACCTTCAAAAAGTATGGTGTGGGGGATTTGAATTCTTCAAATGAATCTAAAACAAATGATGCCACTAAACTGTAG
- a CDS encoding universal stress protein produces the protein MLYKTILVPHGGTLAGDEALKHAMNIAKSESSKIVLFHALEPWPDPSFGIMPELSNKEQIEVIFTNLVESTKKLLAERTAQCNKSGIECEGVFRVGKPSEAIIKYVHENEIDLSDG, from the coding sequence ATGTTGTACAAAACTATTCTTGTTCCACATGGCGGAACTCTAGCTGGAGATGAGGCGCTAAAACATGCAATGAATATTGCAAAATCTGAATCATCTAAAATAGTGTTATTTCATGCATTGGAGCCTTGGCCTGATCCAAGCTTTGGCATAATGCCCGAATTATCCAACAAAGAGCAGATAGAAGTAATCTTTACAAATTTGGTGGAGAGTACAAAAAAATTACTCGCTGAACGTACAGCGCAATGCAATAAGTCAGGTATAGAATGTGAAGGGGTTTTCCGAGTTGGGAAACCATCAGAAGCCATCATAAAATATGTCCATGAAAATGAAATAGATCTTAGTGATGGGTAA
- a CDS encoding universal stress protein, translating into MIGIFVVQAFSTEMGLMKTIRGEKNSKHYKQFIKAAKSMCTKNVVEFRDVIKYGEEGRTIVLFAYKNNIDLIVIGSRGMGNLRDVFLGSTSNYVCIHPIEGYFLDKVQTMIMMTCMIG; encoded by the coding sequence ATAATTGGAATATTTGTAGTTCAAGCATTTTCAACAGAAATGGGTTTGATGAAAACCATAAGAGGAGAGAAAAACAGTAAGCATTACAAACAATTTATCAAAGCAGCAAAATCAATGTGTACAAAAAATGTAGTGGAATTTCGAGATGTTATAAAATATGGCGAAGAAGGAAGAACGATCGTATTATTTGCTTATAAGAATAATATTGATTTGATAGTAATTGGTTCAAGAGGTATGGGAAATCTAAGAGATGTTTTTCTTGGAAGTACTTCAAACTATGTGTGCATTCATCCAATTGAAGGATATTTCTTGGATAAGGTGCAGACAATGATCATGATGACTTGTATGATTGGTTAG
- a CDS encoding universal stress protein, which yields MAFNNILVPYDGSVASLRAFNKAVELAKQHNSYIKVLSCLDLGNLGGWYIDKRINKDIMKKAKKITEELFSKLDDIAKKNSVLVDFKIIESKNTVKSIISFTKSKKIDLVILGSSGRGSFDKILLGSVSNGVMQKAKCPVLIIK from the coding sequence ATGGCTTTTAACAATATCTTAGTTCCATACGATGGATCTGTTGCTTCACTTCGAGCCTTCAATAAAGCTGTAGAATTAGCAAAGCAGCATAATTCTTACATCAAAGTTCTCAGTTGTCTAGACCTTGGAAACTTGGGTGGGTGGTATATTGACAAACGAATCAACAAAGACATTATGAAAAAAGCAAAAAAAATAACAGAAGAACTTTTCTCAAAATTAGACGATATTGCAAAAAAGAATTCAGTATTAGTGGACTTTAAAATCATAGAATCTAAAAACACTGTAAAATCAATAATATCATTTACAAAATCTAAAAAAATTGATCTTGTGATCTTGGGTTCTTCAGGTAGAGGAAGTTTTGACAAAATATTGCTTGGCAGTGTGAGTAATGGGGTTATGCAAAAAGCAAAATGTCCGGTATTAATTATTAAATAA
- a CDS encoding universal stress protein, with product MVFKNILVPYDGTNFSNRAFRKALDIAKKDDSKITVFTVIEGEYSAIRGFSKINPQIIKKQQNTAKKYIYKLEQTAKNLDVPISVKIKQGTSIIKEIISLAISKKSDLIVIGSHGRTGLNKLILGSVAYGVAHQAKCSVMVVK from the coding sequence TTGGTTTTTAAAAATATTCTAGTACCATATGATGGAACAAATTTCTCCAATAGGGCATTTAGAAAAGCATTAGATATTGCAAAAAAAGATGATTCCAAAATTACTGTATTTACGGTCATAGAGGGCGAATATTCTGCGATAAGGGGTTTTTCTAAAATCAATCCACAAATAATCAAAAAACAACAAAATACTGCTAAAAAATATATTTACAAACTTGAGCAAACTGCAAAAAATCTCGATGTTCCAATATCTGTAAAAATCAAACAAGGAACCTCCATTATTAAAGAGATAATCAGTCTTGCAATTTCAAAAAAATCAGATCTTATAGTAATTGGCTCACATGGCAGAACAGGTTTGAATAAATTAATCTTAGGAAGTGTTGCATACGGTGTTGCACATCAAGCAAAATGTTCAGTAATGGTGGTAAAATAA
- a CDS encoding aminotransferase class III-fold pyridoxal phosphate-dependent enzyme translates to MILDYVKEYKKKTQKSASMFSKSSKFHVNGVSHNIRYYTPYPFVVKSSAKKNLVDVDGNKYTDYWMGHWSLILGHAPTKIKESLRKQIEKGWMYGTVNEQTILLSELISKAVPVAEKIRYVTSGTEATMYSVRLARSVTGKKIIAKIDGGWHGYTSDLLKSVNWPFTESESSGVVNEEKIVSIPYNDLEKSLEILKKHSNYLAGVIIEPVLGGGGCIPAEPDYLKGIEEFCKKNNSLFILDEIVTGFRFRYGCLYPTMKLDPDIVTLGKIVGGGMAIGVMCGKKEIMEFADTTGKKKSERSYVGGGTFSANPISMTSGFATLNVLKNGKSIYSKINGLGDYARKELSKVFDGDVIVTGRGSLFMTHFVKNGISQIRNSTDVAQCDTEKLQKYHFNMISKNGIFFLPGKLGAISNAHLKEDIKKMITVSDKLKL, encoded by the coding sequence TTGATCTTGGATTACGTAAAAGAGTACAAGAAAAAAACTCAGAAATCAGCCAGTATGTTTTCAAAGTCTTCAAAATTCCATGTAAACGGTGTTTCTCATAACATAAGATATTATACACCATATCCATTTGTCGTAAAATCATCTGCTAAAAAAAATCTTGTTGACGTAGATGGTAACAAGTATACAGATTACTGGATGGGTCACTGGAGCCTGATTCTAGGACATGCCCCAACAAAGATCAAAGAGTCGTTGAGAAAGCAGATAGAGAAAGGGTGGATGTATGGAACAGTAAACGAGCAAACCATATTACTTTCTGAGTTAATTTCAAAGGCAGTTCCAGTAGCTGAAAAGATTCGCTATGTAACATCAGGAACTGAAGCTACAATGTATTCAGTCAGATTAGCGCGTTCTGTAACAGGTAAAAAGATTATTGCCAAAATAGATGGGGGATGGCATGGATATACTTCAGACTTGCTAAAATCAGTAAACTGGCCGTTTACAGAATCAGAAAGTAGTGGAGTTGTAAATGAAGAAAAAATTGTTTCAATTCCATATAATGATTTAGAAAAATCACTTGAAATTTTAAAAAAACATTCTAATTACTTGGCAGGGGTCATAATTGAACCAGTGTTAGGTGGTGGTGGGTGCATTCCAGCTGAACCGGATTATTTGAAAGGTATTGAAGAGTTTTGCAAGAAAAACAATTCATTATTTATCCTAGATGAGATTGTTACTGGATTTAGATTTAGATATGGCTGCCTATATCCAACCATGAAATTGGATCCTGATATTGTTACATTGGGTAAAATTGTAGGGGGCGGAATGGCAATCGGCGTAATGTGCGGTAAAAAAGAGATAATGGAATTTGCAGATACAACGGGAAAGAAAAAGTCAGAGCGAAGTTATGTTGGCGGGGGAACATTTTCAGCAAATCCAATCTCAATGACATCAGGGTTTGCAACACTGAATGTTTTAAAAAATGGAAAATCAATCTATTCAAAAATTAATGGCTTGGGAGATTATGCAAGAAAGGAGTTATCCAAAGTATTTGATGGAGATGTGATTGTTACAGGCAGAGGATCCTTGTTTATGACCCATTTTGTTAAAAATGGAATTAGTCAGATTAGAAATTCAACAGATGTCGCACAATGCGATACTGAAAAATTGCAAAAATATCATTTTAACATGATCAGTAAAAATGGGATATTCTTTTTACCTGGAAAACTAGGAGCAATATCAAATGCTCATTTAAAAGAAGACATCAAAAAAATGATCACAGTATCAGATAAATTGAAATTATAA
- a CDS encoding tetratricopeptide repeat protein produces the protein MGLFGSKDNLDDLMYNAMSLMEKNQPKGAIALFNKILKQEPEDTSALFNKGLALNQIKKYSDAITCFDKLLEMNPKDAQAFNNKGIASAEMGNIQGAAECYDKAIQADPKHAASYFNKGVLLDKLQEHDEAIQILDKAIALEPRKPNALFYKGIILGKIKRHEEALNCFENVHKNNPSHMDAFFHKGIELAEMCKHEKAIEVFDKILSKHKDNVNIIYAKSRSHAALGNYLESLELLKQAISKNSKVIRTWAKEEPIFKKLSNNEQFRKLLKM, from the coding sequence ATGGGCTTGTTTGGTTCAAAGGATAACTTAGATGATTTAATGTATAATGCAATGTCACTAATGGAGAAGAATCAGCCAAAAGGTGCAATCGCATTATTTAATAAAATTCTAAAACAAGAGCCTGAAGATACTTCAGCGTTATTTAACAAAGGATTGGCACTAAATCAAATCAAAAAATACAGTGATGCAATAACATGCTTTGACAAGCTATTAGAGATGAATCCAAAAGACGCTCAAGCATTTAACAATAAAGGAATCGCATCTGCAGAGATGGGAAACATTCAAGGTGCTGCAGAATGTTATGATAAAGCAATCCAAGCAGACCCAAAACATGCCGCATCGTATTTCAACAAAGGTGTTTTACTTGACAAGCTACAAGAGCATGATGAAGCAATACAAATTTTAGACAAGGCAATAGCGTTAGAGCCAAGAAAGCCAAACGCATTATTCTACAAAGGCATTATTTTAGGCAAAATAAAAAGACACGAAGAGGCATTGAATTGCTTTGAGAATGTTCATAAAAACAATCCAAGTCATATGGATGCATTTTTTCACAAAGGAATTGAATTAGCAGAGATGTGCAAGCATGAGAAGGCAATTGAGGTTTTTGACAAGATTTTATCAAAACACAAAGATAATGTAAACATAATTTATGCAAAATCAAGAAGTCATGCAGCGCTTGGAAATTATTTGGAATCACTTGAATTGCTAAAGCAAGCAATCTCTAAGAACTCAAAGGTCATTAGAACATGGGCAAAAGAAGAGCCAATTTTCAAAAAATTAAGCAATAACGAGCAATTCAGAAAACTTTTGAAAATGTAA
- a CDS encoding SHOCT domain-containing protein, producing MAKTKKGGYIDRFLKKADKAIDEGIKRADEVLYDAVEFGEMAASQAKKTSEELRKKAIKEKEIIKEKGVKKINEGMTTARMISGKADEDLATLEKLGKLRKMGVLTEKEFQEKKKKILSRI from the coding sequence ATGGCAAAAACAAAGAAAGGTGGATACATTGACAGATTTCTCAAAAAAGCTGACAAAGCTATAGATGAAGGAATTAAAAGAGCAGACGAGGTATTATACGATGCAGTGGAATTTGGAGAGATGGCTGCAAGTCAAGCAAAAAAAACAAGTGAAGAGTTAAGAAAAAAAGCAATTAAAGAGAAAGAGATAATTAAAGAGAAAGGAGTGAAAAAAATTAATGAAGGAATGACCACTGCAAGGATGATATCAGGAAAAGCTGATGAAGATTTGGCAACATTGGAAAAACTAGGAAAATTAAGAAAGATGGGGGTTTTAACAGAAAAAGAGTTCCAAGAAAAGAAAAAGAAGATTTTATCGAGGATTTAA
- a CDS encoding cupin domain-containing protein: MNKSNIHGTNDRRKINPDWFTNKTWMKVISEKIKSKDQDIYHVHFEKGSRTKLHFHDGNQVLIATKGQGSLEIFKRYGTSKTNFKIKKTGAIKLGEGDVVYIPARTLHTHGSTDKKKEFAHIAINILSKKNIPYKTTWYESDFKTNVSKII; the protein is encoded by the coding sequence ATGAATAAATCAAATATTCACGGTACCAATGATAGAAGAAAAATAAATCCAGATTGGTTTACAAATAAAACATGGATGAAAGTTATCTCAGAGAAAATAAAGTCAAAAGATCAAGATATCTATCATGTTCATTTTGAAAAAGGCTCCAGAACAAAACTTCATTTCCATGATGGGAATCAAGTATTAATTGCAACAAAAGGCCAAGGAAGTCTTGAAATTTTTAAAAGATACGGGACAAGTAAAACTAATTTCAAAATTAAAAAGACAGGGGCAATCAAACTTGGCGAAGGGGATGTCGTGTACATTCCAGCAAGAACACTTCACACACATGGATCAACAGACAAAAAGAAGGAATTTGCACACATTGCAATAAACATCCTTTCCAAGAAAAACATACCATACAAGACAACATGGTATGAGTCAGATTTTAAAACAAATGTTTCTAAAATTATTTAA
- a CDS encoding cupin domain-containing protein yields MFVQKESEIKSIQGNEGTQIKQYFHPHNTSNGINYSLAQFTLEPGKRSKLHEISSSEIYYILEGKGDLKIDGQTHHIEKNDSVYVPPNSKQVIENSGSIDLKFLCIVEPEWKPEDEIILE; encoded by the coding sequence ATGTTTGTACAAAAAGAATCTGAAATAAAATCAATCCAAGGTAATGAAGGAACGCAAATAAAACAATATTTTCATCCACATAACACGTCAAATGGGATCAATTACAGTTTAGCACAATTTACACTAGAACCTGGAAAAAGGTCTAAACTTCATGAGATTAGTTCATCTGAGATTTACTACATATTAGAAGGAAAGGGAGATTTAAAGATCGATGGCCAGACACATCATATTGAAAAAAATGATTCTGTTTATGTCCCTCCAAACTCTAAACAAGTTATTGAAAACTCGGGTTCGATAGATTTGAAATTTCTATGCATTGTAGAGCCTGAATGGAAACCAGAAGATGAGATCATATTAGAATAG